One Clupea harengus chromosome 3, Ch_v2.0.2, whole genome shotgun sequence DNA window includes the following coding sequences:
- the amfra gene encoding autocrine motility factor receptor a: protein MPLFFLERFPWPSLQSYTALSAVLLAGTVLSTYTIVTEPGFDTSVSEEAQVDLKDQNGEEQKDDFWNVVSNVLLYLVSDTLFVWVMVNTACCMLMLIAKAIQSVVFGPLRASEKQHLKDKFWNFIFYKFIFIFGVLNVQSVEEVVLWCLWFAVLIFLHLMIQLCKDRFEYLAFSPTTPMSSHLRVLVLLASMLLCCCALAVLCGLIGNIQGIHTVAFMAAECLLVTVRTGHVIMRYSIHLWDLNHEGTWESKSTYVYYTDFFMELGLLCLDLMHHIHMLLFGNIWLSMASLVVFMQLRYLFYEIQRRVRRHKNYLRVIDNMETRFAVATSEELVANNDDCAICWDSMSMARKLPCGHLFHNSCLRSWLEQDTSCPTCRLPLNISEGGREGEQRGREQIQDHVAPRPGAEARPHANQHNHFFHFDGSRIASWLPSFSVEVMHTTNVLGIAQANNSQLNSMAHQIQEMFPQVPYHLVLQDLQLTRSVEVTTDNILEGRIQVPFPTQAAERAPPPVNLSSQDPTGGASGASETAVPAGLEGFEVRGSRFSKSAGERQKMLHQRKEELLLRARRRFISKSPAEETSRSLFMAAADDDDEGRRPAGGGRALTSSDPMSLRRRMLAGAAERRMQRQPEAPQ, encoded by the exons ATGCCCTTGTTTTTCTTGGAAAGATTTCCCTGGCCTAGTTTGCAGTCTTACACTGCGCTAAGTGCCGTTCTGCTCGCGGGTACAGTCCTCAGTACCTACACCATTGTGACCGAACCTGGATTTGACACATCAGTCTCGGAAGAAGCACAGGTGGATCTAAAAGACCAGAATGGGGAAGAGCAAAAGGATGACTTTTGGAATGTTGTCTCCAACGTCCTGTTGTACCTGGTGTCTGACACCCTTTTTGTCTGG GTGATGGTTAATACAGCGTGCTGTATGCTGATGCTCATTGCGAAAGCAATCCAGAGCGTTGTGTTTGGACCACTGCGAGCCAGTGAAAAACAG CATTTGAAGGATAAGTTTTGGAACTTCATCTTTTACAAGTTCATCTTTATCTTCGGTGTGTTGAACGTGCAGTCTGTAGAGGAGGTTGTGTTATGGTGCCTCTGGTTTGCTGTTCTGATCTTCCTCCATCTCATGATCCAGCTCTGCAAAGACCGCTTTGAATAT cTGGCgttctcccccaccacccccatgAGCAGCCACCTGCGTGTGCTTGTCCTTCTGGCCTCGATGCTTTTGTGCTGTTGTGCTTTGGCGGTGCTCTGTGGCCTGATAGGAAATATTCAGGGGATACACACTGTTGCCTTCATGGCTGCTGAG TGTTTGCTGGTTACGGTACGGACAGGACATGTTATTATGAG GTATTCCATCCACCTGTGGGACCTTAACCACGAGGGCACCTGGGAGAGCAAGAGTACTTATGTTTATTACACGGACTTCTTCATGGAGCTGGGCTTACTCTGCCTCGACCTGATGCATCACATCCACATGCTG CTGTTTGGCAACATATGGCTGTCGATGGCCAGCCTGGTGGTCTTCATGCAGCTACGCTACCTCTTTTACGAGATCCAGAGGAGAGTCCGCCGCCATAAGAACTACCTGCGGGTCATCGATAATATGGAGACCAG GTTTGCCGTGGCCACGTCTGAAGAACTGGTGGCTAATAACGATGACTGCGCCATCTGCTGGGACTCTATGAGCATGGCACGCAAGCTGCCCTGTGGACATCTCTTCCATAA TTCCTGTTTGCGCTCCTGGCTGGAGCAGGACACTTCCTGTCCCACGTGCCGACTGCCTCTCAACATCAGCGAGGGCGGCCGTGAGGGGGAGCAGAGGGGCCGGGAGCAGATCCAGGACCATGTGGCCCCTAGGCCAGGAGCCGAAGCCCGCCCACACGCCAACCAGCATAACCACTTTTTCCACTTTGATG GCTCTCGCATCGCCAGCTGGTTGCCCAGCTTCTCAGTGGAGGTCATGCACACTACTAATGTCCTGGGCATCGCACAGGCCAACAACTCCCAGCTCAACTCCATG GCCCATCAGATCCAGGAGATGTTCCCTCAGGTGCCTTACCATCTGGTGCTGCAAGATCTGCAGTTGACTCGCTCAGTGGAGGTCACCACTGACAACATCTTGGAGGGACGCATCCAGGTGCCCTTCCCTACTCAG GCAGCCGAGCGGGCACCCCCACCAGTGAACCTGTCCTCCCAGGACCCAACAGGAGGAGCCTCTGGGGCCAGTGAGACTGCTGTGCCTGCGGGGCTGGAGGGCTTTGAGGTGAGGGGGAGCCGCTTCTCCAAGTctgcaggagagaggcagaagatGCTCCATCAGAGAAAGGAGGAGCTGCTCCTACGCGCTCGCAG gcgTTTCATAAGTAAGAGCCCTGCGGAGGAGACCTCACGCTCGCTCTTCATGGCCGccgctgatgatgatgacgagggCCGCCGCCCCGCGGGGGGTGGGCGTGCCCTGACCTCCTCTGACCCCATGAGCCTGCGGCGCAGGATGCTGGCCGGCGCTGCGGAACGTCGCATGCAGAGGCAGCCAGAGGCTCCCCAGTGA